In Lewinellaceae bacterium, a single window of DNA contains:
- a CDS encoding exopolysaccharide biosynthesis polyprenyl glycosylphosphotransferase, which produces MIPKNRHLAINHVALEFLLLNLCLLVVLLFRLPGMMQANPHESFVGDFLWLSVIFNLSWGLIIFLNGDLDLYLNFGFRKRMRYIVLNTFIFVGITYILGMVFNIEYIQQTNFLIPIFLFLFINIFLFEYFGRKWRDVSLARALVVGKGNEWSEVAGFSRKIRRRGYELVGFLDNQEGNTDGQQILGKVDELTRILGKGDIDEIFVTVSSLREEEVKNTIEVADYYGIRVNLLPGATNFPVDGARPSYLEGLPVIRVRQTPLDKLHCFLLKKMFDFAFALGVLLALSPIFAVIAALIYLDNKGPIFYKPVRKGEGGGSFKCYKFRTMSVCDDPVNGTKSTVKNDPRITRVGKYLRKYDLDELPQFINVLKGDMSVVGPRPHRVFLEQDFRKVVNDYMVRHYVKPGVTGWAQVNGWRGPTVTNEQKRQRIKHDLWYIENWSFWLDIKIVFLTVFSKKTRKNAF; this is translated from the coding sequence ATGATCCCTAAGAACAGGCATTTAGCCATAAATCACGTTGCGCTGGAGTTTCTACTCCTGAACCTATGTTTACTGGTGGTACTGTTGTTCAGATTGCCCGGTATGATGCAGGCCAACCCTCATGAATCCTTTGTAGGAGATTTCCTGTGGCTGTCCGTCATCTTCAACCTCAGCTGGGGGCTGATTATTTTCCTGAACGGCGACCTGGACCTCTACCTGAATTTCGGCTTTCGGAAGCGGATGCGGTACATCGTCCTGAACACCTTTATATTCGTAGGCATAACTTACATCCTGGGAATGGTATTCAATATAGAATACATACAGCAAACGAATTTCCTCATTCCCATTTTTCTCTTTCTCTTTATCAACATCTTCCTTTTTGAATACTTCGGCCGGAAGTGGCGCGATGTTTCCCTGGCCCGCGCGCTGGTCGTCGGGAAAGGCAACGAATGGAGCGAGGTCGCCGGTTTCTCCCGGAAAATCCGCCGCCGTGGCTACGAACTGGTAGGGTTCCTGGACAACCAGGAAGGAAATACCGACGGGCAGCAGATTCTCGGCAAAGTGGATGAACTGACCCGCATACTGGGCAAAGGCGACATCGATGAGATTTTTGTCACCGTGTCTTCCCTGCGGGAGGAGGAAGTGAAGAACACCATTGAAGTGGCCGACTACTACGGCATCCGCGTCAACCTGCTTCCCGGAGCCACCAATTTCCCGGTAGACGGCGCACGGCCCAGCTATCTGGAAGGCCTTCCCGTGATCCGGGTGCGCCAAACGCCGCTGGATAAGCTGCACTGCTTCCTGCTGAAAAAGATGTTCGACTTCGCTTTTGCCCTGGGTGTCCTTCTGGCGCTGTCGCCGATTTTTGCGGTCATCGCCGCTTTGATCTACCTGGACAACAAAGGCCCCATCTTTTACAAGCCGGTCCGGAAAGGTGAAGGAGGCGGCAGCTTCAAGTGCTACAAGTTCCGGACCATGTCCGTGTGCGACGATCCGGTGAACGGCACAAAATCTACCGTGAAGAACGACCCGCGCATCACCCGCGTTGGCAAGTACCTGCGCAAATACGACCTCGACGAACTGCCCCAGTTCATCAACGTGCTCAAAGGAGACATGAGCGTAGTCGGCCCTCGCCCGCACCGCGTGTTCCTGGAGCAGGATTTCCGCAAAGTGGTCAACGACTATATGGTGCGCCACTACGTAAAACCCGGTGTTACCGGCTGGGCGCAGGTCAATGGATGGCGCGGGCCCACCGTTACCAACGAGCAGAAGCGGCAGCGCATCAAGCACGACCTTTGGTACATCGAAAACTGGAGCTTCTGGCTGGATATTAAGATCGTCTTCCTCACCGTCTTTAGCAAAAAGACCCGGAAGAACGCATTCTAA
- a CDS encoding LAGLIDADG family homing endonuclease → MDFTYISGFFDADGSISLLNIHNNEHKAVQVSFCNNELSILESIRDFLYREINIKGWISRKKAREAYHSDNYELKYTRHSALNLIKRLESHHPKKRHRIAVALEYYNKVTNRNGKYDERGLSRKKAFNRLFYWNGKKVALR, encoded by the coding sequence ATGGATTTCACTTATATTTCCGGTTTCTTCGACGCTGATGGAAGTATCAGTTTGCTAAATATTCACAACAATGAGCACAAAGCTGTACAGGTTTCCTTTTGCAATAATGAGTTGTCCATTTTAGAAAGCATTCGGGATTTCCTTTATCGGGAAATAAACATCAAAGGATGGATCAGCAGAAAAAAAGCCCGGGAAGCATATCATTCCGATAATTATGAATTAAAATACACGCGCCATAGTGCCCTAAACCTTATTAAGCGCCTCGAATCCCATCATCCCAAGAAGAGGCACAGAATAGCAGTTGCTTTAGAGTATTATAATAAGGTAACCAACCGAAATGGGAAGTACGACGAACGAGGCCTTTCCAGGAAGAAAGCCTTCAACCGTTTGTTTTATTGGAATGGAAAAAAGGTAGCCCTGCGATGA
- the rfbC gene encoding dTDP-4-dehydrorhamnose 3,5-epimerase, with translation MIFRETKLPGAYIIEPEPSRDERGFFARTFCRREFAAIGHHQEFVQFNHSFTRKEGTVRGLHYQAPPHAEIKLIRCIRGKIFDVIVDIRRGSRTFLEHISVELSERNQKMIYVPKGFAHGFQTLEADVELLYHHTAYYAPESEGGLRYDDPRLGIQWPLPVMGLSDKDQAHPHIERHFSGLQLS, from the coding sequence ATGATCTTCAGAGAAACAAAACTGCCGGGGGCCTATATTATAGAACCCGAACCATCGCGGGATGAGCGGGGATTCTTCGCGCGCACCTTCTGCCGGCGGGAGTTCGCCGCCATTGGCCACCACCAGGAGTTTGTTCAATTCAACCATTCTTTTACCCGAAAGGAGGGAACCGTCAGAGGGCTGCATTACCAGGCTCCTCCTCACGCCGAAATCAAGCTGATCCGGTGCATCAGAGGCAAAATATTCGACGTGATCGTAGATATTCGGCGCGGATCCCGAACCTTTTTGGAGCATATCTCCGTAGAACTGAGCGAACGGAACCAGAAAATGATCTACGTTCCCAAAGGTTTTGCCCATGGCTTTCAAACGCTGGAAGCCGATGTGGAGCTCCTTTACCATCATACGGCCTACTACGCTCCGGAATCGGAGGGAGGCTTGCGGTATGATGACCCCCGGCTCGGAATACAATGGCCGCTTCCGGTTATGGGGCTGTCGGATAAAGACCAGGCCCATCCCCATATAGAGCGCCATTTTTCAGGATTGCAACTATCATAA
- a CDS encoding PIG-L family deacetylase translates to MIPLQFETAGREGLDILCLGAHCDDIEIGCGGALLKLMGQYPVRHVRWVVFASNAERKQEALRSAEAFLEKAESRDIAVLDYRDAFLQFSALEIKEYFESVKREFNPNLVFTHYRDDRHQDHRLISDLAWNTFRDHLILEYEIPKYDGDLGAPNCFVHLTEEQASRKVELLMSYFASQKKKHWFDKETFLALLRIRGMESASPTRYAEAFHLRKMVL, encoded by the coding sequence ATGATTCCCCTGCAATTCGAAACGGCCGGTAGGGAGGGCCTCGATATATTATGCCTGGGCGCCCACTGCGACGATATAGAGATCGGCTGCGGCGGCGCGCTGCTCAAGCTGATGGGGCAATACCCGGTTCGCCATGTCAGGTGGGTGGTTTTCGCGTCCAATGCCGAAAGAAAGCAGGAGGCCCTTCGCAGCGCCGAAGCTTTCCTCGAAAAAGCGGAGAGCCGGGATATCGCCGTGCTGGATTACCGCGATGCCTTCCTGCAATTTTCCGCGCTGGAGATAAAAGAGTACTTTGAGTCTGTCAAACGGGAGTTCAACCCCAACCTCGTGTTTACGCATTACCGGGACGACCGGCACCAGGACCATCGTTTGATCTCTGACTTGGCCTGGAATACCTTTCGGGATCACCTTATCCTGGAATACGAAATCCCTAAATACGACGGTGACCTGGGCGCCCCGAACTGCTTCGTCCACCTGACGGAAGAGCAGGCCAGCCGCAAGGTTGAGCTGTTGATGAGCTATTTTGCCAGCCAGAAGAAAAAACATTGGTTTGACAAAGAAACATTCCTTGCGCTTCTCCGTATCAGAGGTATGGAATCGGCCAGCCCTACCCGCTATGCGGAAGCCTTCCATCTTAGGAAGATGGTTCTCTGA
- a CDS encoding glucose-1-phosphate cytidylyltransferase, with amino-acid sequence MKVVLFCGGQGTRLRDYSEAIPKPMVHIGYRPILWNIMKYYAHFGHKDFILALGYKADTIKDYFVNYDETISNDFVFSRGGKTIELLSSDIEDWRITFVDTGIQSNIGMRLMRVREHLEGEELFLANYADGLSDLDLPEMIARFRAQPDKVGSFMTYQPASSFHIVRTTEEGLVAGIAPIAESGLWINTGYFLFRQEIFDYINYGEELVVEPFQRLIREQKLTTYKHQGFWQAMDTFKDKMLLDDMQATGNTPWEVWNPAHSLFKKPFYDSPAIRNGR; translated from the coding sequence ATGAAAGTAGTATTGTTTTGCGGCGGGCAAGGAACACGGCTGAGGGATTATTCAGAGGCCATCCCCAAACCCATGGTTCACATCGGTTACCGGCCGATCCTCTGGAATATCATGAAATATTACGCCCATTTCGGGCACAAAGACTTTATTCTGGCCCTGGGGTATAAAGCGGATACGATCAAGGATTACTTCGTCAACTACGACGAAACGATCTCCAACGATTTTGTCTTCTCCCGGGGAGGAAAAACCATAGAATTGCTGAGCTCGGACATAGAAGACTGGCGCATCACCTTTGTCGATACGGGCATACAGTCCAACATCGGCATGCGGTTGATGCGGGTGCGGGAGCACCTGGAGGGGGAAGAGCTGTTTCTGGCGAATTATGCCGACGGGCTGTCGGATCTCGACCTGCCGGAAATGATAGCGCGCTTCCGGGCGCAGCCGGATAAGGTGGGCAGCTTTATGACCTACCAGCCGGCGTCCAGTTTCCATATTGTCCGCACCACGGAAGAAGGGCTGGTGGCCGGCATCGCGCCCATCGCCGAATCCGGTTTGTGGATCAATACCGGCTATTTCCTGTTCCGGCAGGAGATTTTCGATTACATCAACTACGGAGAGGAACTGGTGGTGGAGCCGTTTCAGCGCCTCATCCGGGAGCAAAAACTGACGACCTACAAACACCAGGGTTTTTGGCAGGCCATGGACACATTCAAGGATAAAATGTTGCTGGACGATATGCAGGCCACGGGCAATACCCCCTGGGAAGTTTGGAACCCTGCCCATTCACTTTTTAAAAAGCCGTTTTATGATTCCCCTGCAATTCGAAACGGCCGGTAG
- a CDS encoding dihydrofolate reductase, whose protein sequence is MLFLLGLLFLAASCGGPAGQEAETAADETEAAQDTFNYYPERFADKKILRYKVPGFDQLSLQQKKLVYYLVQAGLSGRDIIYDQNYRHNLAIRRALDKIVADYQGDRSSEEWGELMLYARQVWFANGIHHHYSNDKFTPGFSREYFEGLMGAVGASLEPEALRAIFDPAFDARKIDQSGSDLLANSAVNFYAPDITQAEAEAFYAKVKKELTDTLVSMGLNSRVVRNAKGQLEEAVWKVGGLYSGAIEQIVFWLEKAVEVAENDAQANALKLLAEYYRTGDLKTWDAYNVAWVQATEGDIDYINSFIEVYNDPLGYKGSYENIVQIKDFDASERMAVVSQNAQWFEDNSPIMDAHKKKSVTGITYKVVTVAGESGDASPATPIGVNLPNANWIRAQYGSKSVSLGNIIQAYAQAEGSGMLQEFSHDEEEIQRSEQYGGLAAKMHTALHEVVGHASGQLEKGVATPKETLVNYASPLEEARADLVALYYIMDPKIVELGLAPSQEVGKTEYDSYLKNGYMLQLRRIEPGKTIEQAHMRNRSMVSHWVIERGQKNGAIEVAKRDGKTFIDIKDYEKVRELFGQLLREVQRIKSQGDYEAGKALIETYGVEVDPAIHAEVLQRAEALDLPPYGGFINPKLAPVMDESGEITDVKVEYPADFAQQMLEYGREYSFLK, encoded by the coding sequence ATGCTCTTTTTACTGGGGTTGCTCTTTTTAGCAGCCTCCTGCGGCGGGCCTGCGGGCCAGGAAGCCGAAACGGCCGCCGATGAAACGGAAGCCGCCCAGGATACTTTCAATTACTATCCGGAGCGCTTTGCGGACAAGAAAATCCTGCGCTACAAGGTGCCGGGGTTCGACCAGCTTTCCCTGCAGCAAAAAAAACTGGTGTACTACCTGGTGCAGGCCGGGCTCAGCGGCCGGGACATCATCTACGACCAGAACTACCGCCACAACCTGGCTATCCGGCGGGCGCTCGACAAGATCGTCGCCGATTACCAGGGAGACCGCTCCTCCGAAGAATGGGGGGAACTGATGCTCTACGCCAGGCAGGTTTGGTTCGCCAACGGCATCCACCACCATTACTCCAACGATAAGTTCACCCCGGGTTTCTCGCGGGAGTACTTCGAAGGACTGATGGGGGCCGTCGGCGCCAGCCTGGAGCCGGAAGCCCTGCGCGCCATTTTCGACCCCGCCTTCGACGCCCGCAAGATCGACCAAAGCGGCAGCGACCTGCTGGCCAATTCGGCGGTCAACTTTTATGCCCCTGACATCACGCAGGCCGAAGCCGAAGCCTTCTACGCCAAAGTGAAAAAGGAACTGACGGACACCCTGGTATCCATGGGGCTAAACTCCAGGGTAGTGCGCAACGCCAAGGGCCAACTCGAAGAGGCCGTCTGGAAAGTGGGCGGCCTGTACAGCGGCGCCATAGAACAGATCGTCTTCTGGCTGGAAAAAGCAGTTGAGGTAGCCGAGAACGACGCCCAGGCCAACGCCCTGAAGCTGCTGGCCGAATACTACCGGACCGGCGACCTGAAAACCTGGGACGCCTACAACGTAGCCTGGGTGCAGGCCACCGAAGGGGACATCGACTACATCAACTCTTTCATCGAGGTGTACAACGACCCCCTGGGCTATAAGGGCTCCTACGAAAACATCGTCCAGATCAAAGACTTCGACGCTTCCGAACGCATGGCAGTCGTTTCCCAAAATGCCCAGTGGTTCGAAGACAACTCCCCTATCATGGACGCCCACAAGAAGAAAAGCGTTACGGGCATTACCTATAAGGTGGTCACCGTGGCCGGCGAGTCGGGCGACGCCTCCCCGGCTACCCCCATCGGCGTCAACCTGCCCAACGCCAACTGGATCCGGGCGCAGTACGGCTCCAAATCGGTCAGCCTCGGCAACATCATCCAAGCTTACGCCCAGGCGGAAGGCTCAGGCATGCTGCAGGAATTCAGCCACGACGAAGAGGAAATCCAGCGCTCGGAGCAATACGGCGGGCTGGCCGCCAAGATGCACACCGCCCTGCACGAGGTGGTAGGCCATGCTTCCGGCCAGTTGGAAAAGGGCGTGGCTACCCCAAAAGAAACATTGGTAAACTATGCTTCCCCACTGGAAGAGGCGCGCGCCGACCTCGTCGCCCTCTACTACATCATGGACCCCAAAATCGTCGAGCTGGGGCTGGCCCCTTCCCAGGAAGTAGGCAAAACCGAATATGATTCTTACCTCAAAAACGGCTATATGCTGCAGCTCCGCCGCATCGAGCCCGGCAAAACCATCGAGCAGGCCCACATGCGCAACCGCTCCATGGTGTCCCATTGGGTCATCGAGAGGGGTCAGAAAAACGGAGCCATAGAAGTGGCCAAGCGGGACGGCAAAACCTTCATCGATATCAAGGACTACGAAAAAGTTCGCGAGCTTTTCGGCCAACTGCTGCGCGAAGTGCAGCGCATCAAGTCGCAAGGCGACTACGAAGCCGGCAAGGCCCTGATCGAAACCTACGGCGTGGAGGTCGACCCCGCCATACACGCCGAAGTGCTGCAACGCGCCGAAGCCCTGGACCTTCCGCCCTACGGCGGCTTCATCAACCCCAAGCTGGCGCCCGTCATGGACGAAAGCGGGGAGATCACCGATGTGAAGGTGGAATATCCGGCCGACTTTGCGCAGCAAATGCTGGAATATGGGCGGGAGTA
- a CDS encoding ketoacyl-ACP synthase III, producing the protein MEAKITAIGAYAPEKVIDNHYFESFLETSDEWIQSRTGIVERRFSAENEYTSDLSIAAVKNLAARYNKDLSDVDFILVATVTHDQIMPSMGTQLQHRLNIPHAAALDISAACAGFGYGITLARSLIHSGMYRKVLVVGAETLTKVTDFTDRASCILFGDGAGALLIEAAEKGNIGECIAGAEGSGGQDLYLSTQATQVNGTEIKANNKIVQNGRAVFRWAVTRMSEMFEAILEKNGLSKEDIDWFIPHSANLRIIEAICQRVGFPVEKSLESLSRYGNTSSASIPLALDEAVRDGRVKKGDKLLLLGFGGGLTYAGTVVEWGL; encoded by the coding sequence ATGGAAGCAAAGATCACGGCAATTGGCGCTTATGCTCCTGAGAAAGTCATCGACAACCACTATTTCGAATCTTTTCTGGAAACCTCCGACGAATGGATACAGAGCCGAACCGGCATCGTAGAACGACGGTTTTCAGCGGAAAACGAATACACCAGCGACCTGTCTATTGCCGCGGTAAAGAACCTGGCCGCACGCTACAATAAGGACCTTTCCGATGTAGATTTCATCCTCGTCGCTACAGTCACGCACGACCAGATCATGCCCAGCATGGGCACCCAGCTCCAGCATCGCCTGAATATACCCCATGCTGCGGCGCTGGACATCTCGGCCGCCTGCGCCGGCTTTGGCTACGGCATTACCCTGGCCAGAAGCCTGATCCATTCCGGAATGTACCGGAAAGTGTTGGTCGTCGGCGCCGAAACGCTTACCAAAGTGACCGATTTTACCGACCGCGCCAGCTGTATCCTCTTTGGCGACGGCGCCGGCGCCCTGCTCATCGAAGCGGCGGAAAAAGGCAATATCGGCGAGTGCATCGCCGGTGCCGAAGGCAGCGGCGGGCAGGACCTCTACCTGTCCACCCAGGCCACCCAGGTTAACGGCACAGAGATCAAGGCCAACAACAAGATCGTACAGAACGGCCGGGCCGTCTTCCGCTGGGCCGTCACCCGCATGTCGGAAATGTTCGAGGCCATCCTGGAAAAGAACGGGCTGAGCAAGGAAGACATCGACTGGTTCATCCCGCACAGCGCCAATTTGCGCATCATAGAGGCCATCTGCCAGCGGGTGGGCTTCCCCGTAGAAAAATCGCTGGAAAGCCTGAGCCGCTACGGCAACACTTCCTCCGCTTCTATCCCCCTCGCGCTGGATGAGGCCGTAAGGGACGGGCGGGTTAAAAAGGGCGACAAACTGCTGTTGCTCGGCTTCGGCGGTGGGCTGACTTATGCGGGCACGGTGGTGGAGTGGGGGCTTTAG
- a CDS encoding SDR family oxidoreductase has protein sequence MKILITGNLGYVGPGLVREFREYHPEAVLMGYDIGYFAKYVTSTSASPDIFLDLQYYGDVRRFPERILEGVDAVVSLAAISNDPIGNKFEEATMDINHRANVNIARMAKRQGVRRFVFASSCSVYGSAEDAPRTESSTLDPLTAYARSKVYSEEALEALAGEGFQVTCLRFATACGMSERLRLDLVLNDFVAGALTAGKIGILSDGTPWRPLINVRDMARAIRWACQRETQSGGPFLTVNTGSNPWNFQIKDLALATQKLLPGVEVDINKDALPDKRSYRVDFGLFQCLAPGHQPAYGLEETVKGLIGGLQAIRFNDANYRRSGLIRLNVIEELLTRKEMDEALSLRV, from the coding sequence ATGAAAATACTCATCACAGGAAACCTCGGCTACGTCGGCCCCGGATTGGTAAGGGAATTTCGGGAATATCATCCGGAGGCCGTGCTTATGGGGTACGACATCGGTTACTTCGCCAAGTACGTCACCAGTACTTCCGCGAGCCCGGATATTTTCCTCGACCTGCAGTACTACGGAGATGTGCGGCGGTTCCCGGAGCGCATCCTGGAAGGGGTAGACGCAGTGGTGAGCCTGGCGGCCATTTCCAACGACCCCATCGGCAACAAATTCGAGGAGGCAACGATGGACATCAACCATCGCGCCAATGTGAATATCGCCAGGATGGCCAAACGGCAGGGGGTGCGCCGGTTCGTTTTCGCGTCGAGCTGCAGCGTTTACGGCAGCGCGGAAGATGCCCCCCGCACCGAGTCTTCTACCCTCGATCCGCTCACGGCCTATGCCCGGTCGAAGGTGTATTCGGAAGAAGCCCTGGAGGCATTGGCCGGCGAGGGGTTTCAGGTTACCTGCCTGCGCTTCGCAACGGCCTGCGGCATGAGCGAGCGCCTGCGGCTCGACCTGGTGCTCAACGATTTCGTGGCCGGCGCCCTCACTGCCGGCAAGATCGGCATACTCAGCGACGGCACGCCCTGGAGGCCGCTGATCAACGTCCGGGATATGGCGCGGGCCATCCGCTGGGCCTGCCAACGGGAAACGCAAAGCGGAGGGCCCTTCCTCACCGTCAACACCGGCAGCAACCCCTGGAATTTCCAGATCAAAGACCTGGCCCTGGCTACCCAAAAGCTCCTGCCCGGGGTGGAAGTGGACATCAATAAAGACGCACTGCCGGACAAGCGGTCCTACCGGGTGGATTTTGGGCTGTTTCAGTGCCTGGCCCCCGGCCACCAGCCGGCGTACGGCCTGGAAGAAACGGTGAAAGGCCTGATCGGCGGCCTGCAGGCCATTCGGTTCAACGACGCCAACTACCGCCGCTCCGGCCTCATCCGCCTCAACGTCATCGAGGAGCTGCTGACCAGAAAAGAGATGGACGAGGCGCTAAGCCTGCGGGTATGA
- a CDS encoding DUF4956 domain-containing protein encodes MNQNQTFEQFLANQVPEISPWNFLINLLLTAVLAHLLGRIYARYGSSLSNKRSFAANFELIAVTTMIIITIVKSSLALSLGLVGALSIVRFRAAIKEPEELAYIFLTIALGLGFGADQRIVTSLGFFFVIAVIWGKHFLKPADAQRSLNFTVLAENPLGLTLDSIVETIMPHCKELEMKRLDENKNYMEAAFVAEFRNFKDLNNARSALHGLNDSIQISFLDQNGII; translated from the coding sequence ATGAATCAAAATCAGACTTTTGAACAGTTTTTAGCCAATCAGGTTCCGGAGATATCCCCCTGGAATTTCCTCATCAACCTGCTGCTTACCGCAGTGCTGGCTCACCTGCTGGGGCGGATTTATGCGCGGTACGGTTCCTCGCTTTCCAACAAGCGGTCGTTTGCCGCCAATTTTGAGCTCATCGCCGTCACCACCATGATCATCATTACGATCGTGAAGTCTTCCCTGGCCCTTTCGCTGGGTTTGGTTGGCGCGCTGTCTATCGTCCGTTTCCGGGCCGCCATCAAGGAGCCGGAAGAACTGGCGTACATCTTCCTGACCATCGCTCTGGGCCTGGGCTTCGGCGCCGACCAGCGCATCGTCACCTCTCTTGGTTTCTTCTTTGTGATAGCCGTCATCTGGGGCAAACACTTCCTCAAGCCGGCGGATGCGCAGCGCAGCCTCAACTTCACCGTCCTGGCGGAAAACCCCCTGGGCCTTACCCTCGACAGCATCGTCGAGACCATCATGCCGCACTGCAAGGAGCTGGAAATGAAGCGCCTGGATGAGAACAAGAACTACATGGAAGCTGCTTTTGTAGCAGAATTCAGGAATTTCAAAGACCTGAATAATGCCCGCTCGGCCCTCCATGGCCTGAACGACTCTATTCAGATCAGCTTCCTCGATCAAAACGGGATCATCTGA
- a CDS encoding methyltransferase domain-containing protein, translating into MPGNSTPRHSTAHSGSKCRFCSTPLAHSVVDLGLSPLCQKHVTPEGLGKPEQFYPLHVYVCGQCWLMQLEAQASPEEIFAEDYAYFSSYSDSWLRHARQYAGFAMERFELGADSLVAEVASNDGYLLQYFAEKNIPVLGVEPAANVARAAREKGVRTEIRFFGREAARRLSAQYGKASLLIGNNVLAHVPDINDFVGGMKIMLGEKGVLTMEFPHLQRLIEENQFDTIYHEHFSYLSFIAANRIFAHHGITLFDVEELATHGGSLRIYGRHAEDEARPVSDRVGALLERERRLGMESRAYYAGFEEKVKEAKRGLLEFLIGARRAGKTVVGYGAPGKGNTLLNYCGVRTDLLDFTVDRNPHKQGNFLPGTRIPIYHPDQIRAARPDYVLILPWNLREEISRQLSYIHEWGGKLVVPIPEVQVLESPALLEAVGR; encoded by the coding sequence ATGCCCGGAAATTCTACACCCCGACACTCAACGGCTCATTCCGGGAGCAAGTGCCGTTTTTGTTCAACCCCACTGGCGCACAGCGTGGTGGACCTCGGCCTGTCGCCCCTGTGCCAGAAGCACGTCACGCCGGAAGGCCTGGGCAAGCCGGAGCAGTTTTATCCGCTTCACGTTTACGTCTGCGGCCAATGCTGGCTGATGCAGTTGGAAGCCCAGGCGAGCCCCGAGGAGATTTTTGCTGAGGATTACGCCTATTTTTCCTCCTACTCCGATAGCTGGCTGAGGCACGCCCGGCAGTATGCCGGCTTTGCGATGGAGCGCTTTGAGCTGGGAGCGGACAGCCTGGTGGCCGAAGTGGCCAGCAACGACGGCTACCTGCTCCAGTATTTTGCAGAAAAGAACATTCCCGTCCTGGGCGTCGAGCCGGCGGCTAATGTGGCGCGGGCCGCCCGGGAAAAAGGCGTTCGCACGGAAATCCGGTTTTTCGGCCGGGAAGCGGCGCGGCGGCTATCTGCCCAATACGGAAAGGCCAGCCTGCTGATCGGCAACAACGTGCTGGCTCACGTGCCCGACATCAACGATTTCGTAGGGGGCATGAAGATCATGCTGGGCGAAAAGGGCGTCCTTACGATGGAGTTCCCTCACCTGCAAAGGCTGATCGAGGAGAACCAGTTCGACACCATTTACCACGAGCATTTTTCTTACCTGTCTTTTATCGCCGCCAACCGCATCTTTGCCCATCACGGCATCACCCTTTTCGATGTGGAAGAACTGGCCACCCACGGCGGGTCGTTGCGCATATACGGGCGGCACGCCGAAGACGAGGCCAGGCCGGTAAGCGATAGGGTAGGGGCTTTGCTGGAGCGGGAGCGCCGGCTGGGGATGGAAAGCCGGGCCTATTACGCCGGCTTTGAGGAAAAAGTCAAGGAGGCCAAGCGGGGGTTGCTGGAATTTTTGATCGGCGCCCGGCGGGCGGGAAAAACCGTAGTGGGTTACGGCGCGCCCGGCAAGGGCAATACCCTGCTCAATTACTGTGGCGTCCGCACAGATTTGCTGGATTTTACCGTGGACCGGAACCCGCACAAACAGGGCAACTTCCTGCCCGGGACGCGGATTCCCATTTACCACCCGGATCAGATCAGAGCGGCCCGCCCCGATTACGTGCTCATTCTACCCTGGAACCTCAGGGAAGAGATCAGCCGCCAGTTGTCTTATATCCATGAATGGGGCGGAAAGCTGGTGGTGCCCATCCCCGAGGTGCAGGTACTGGAAAGCCCCGCCTTGCTGGAGGCAGTTGGCCGGTAA